Proteins co-encoded in one Amaranthus tricolor cultivar Red isolate AtriRed21 chromosome 7, ASM2621246v1, whole genome shotgun sequence genomic window:
- the LOC130817486 gene encoding uncharacterized protein LOC130817486 isoform X3, which produces MILIVKNMKTLVVISISIGVFLFALSSPSSASIMREEECKAWLVQSIPTDMPHLSLVPGVLSTADVFRWLAGNSTKKLDIMAQYWQLVAGSDNSLSGDYGYSKEEMESFGAEDGSSVYKAIEDAADRNVKLRLLQHSGVYPDFTKEISDLTKGRQNVENVTLLLGKWWGSGIVHAKVWISDDQDVYIGSANNDWKSLTQVKEVGIYIADCPKIAKKVEVYYNNLWRLGFLNASAYTTRTWDQQWQINRTVPCWSHFVVSKERCKSPLLHEYVNVKHVAGYPLLSDPYMFKLPIETPGCSNSSTTQRCSSYLSFAPPELSFGTFQTDEQAWMDTIRSVGAGYIVRISTMDWLGQSQFTEQTVYWSSLSSAISEVVFSKKATVKLLVARWAHMINNTDQYLKSLLYTNVLCHSSTYNHCSGKVEIKYYEVPGYNSTGPAFINGTRTGNLYPAYTRVNHGKYAVSDVRAHIGTSNLVWDYFYATAGPLQVGESFSSW; this is translated from the exons ATGATATTGATTGTAAAAAATATGAAGACATTAGtagtaatttcaatttcaattgggGTTTTCTTGTTTGCTTTATCATCACCCTCTTCCGCAAGCATAATGAGGGAGGAGGAGTGCAAGGCATGGCTTGTTCAATCCATCCCTACTGACATGCCTCATCTCTCACTTGTTCCTGGTGTTCTTTCTACTG CTGATGTCTTTCGATGGTTAGCTGGTAATTCAACTAAAAAACTGGACATCATGGCACAGTATTGGCAATTGGTTGCTGGTTCTGATAATTCTCTTTCAGGGGATTACGGGTACTCAAAAGAGGAAATGGAAAGTTTTGGCGCCGAAGATGGTTCTAGTGTATATAAAGCTATTGAAGACGCTGCTGATCGCAATGTCAAGCTCAG GCTTTTGCAGCACTCGGGTGTATATCCTGATTTTACAAAAGAGATATCTGACCTTACAAAAGGGAGGCAAAATGTTGAAAATGTTACTCTTTTACTAGGAAAATGGTGGGGATCTGGTATAGTCCATGCAAAAGTATGGATATCAGATGATCAAGATGTATACATTGGATCCGCTAATAATGATTGGAAATCTCTCACTCAG GTTAAAGAAGTTGGGATCTATATTGCTGATTGTCCAAAGATTGCCAAGAAGGTTGAGGTATATTATAACAATTTGTGGAGACTTGGTTTTCTAAACGCTTCAGCATATACGACAAGAACATGGGATCAACAATGGCAAATTAATAGAACAGTTCCTTGTTGGTCGCATTTTGTTGTTTCTAAGGAAAGATGCAA GTCCCCTCTTCTTCATGAATACGTAAATGTTAAGCACGTAGCTGGATATCCTTTACTGTCAGACCCATATATGTTTAAGCTACCAATTGAGACTCCTGGATGTAGCAATAGTTCAACAACTCAACGTTGCTCCAGCTATCTCTCTTTTGCTCCTCCAGAG CTCTCCTTTGGAACATTCCAGACAGATGAGCAAGCATGGATGGATACAATAAGATCTGTGGGAGCTGGATATATTGTTAGGATCAGTACAATGGATTGGCTTGGTCAGTCTCAATTTACAGAACAAACTGTTTACTGGTCTTCTCTTTCATCAGCTATATCTGAG GTAGTCTTCTCCAAAAAGGCAACAGTCAAGCTTCTTGTGGCTAGATGGGCACATATGATCAACAACACAGATCAGTATTTAAAGTCTCTGCTCTACACAAATGTCCTATGCCATTCATCAACCTATAACCATTGCTCAGGCAAAGTGGAAATCAAATACTATGAGGTGCCTGGTTATAATTCAACAGGACCAGCCTTTATCAATGGAACTAGAACTGGAAACCTTTACCCTGCTTATACAAGGGTGAATCATGGAAAATATGCAGTCAGTGATGTTCGAGCTCACATTGGAACAAGTAATCTCGTATGGGATTATTTTTACGCAACAGCTGGG CCACTGCAAGTTGGTGAATCTTTTTCAAGCTGGTAA
- the LOC130817486 gene encoding uncharacterized protein LOC130817486 isoform X4 — MILIVKNMKTLVVISISIGVFLFALSSPSSASIMREEECKAWLVQSIPTDMPHLSLVPGVLSTGDYGYSKEEMESFGAEDGSSVYKAIEDAADRNVKLRLLQHSGVYPDFTKEISDLTKGRQNVENVTLLLGKWWGSGIVHAKVWISDDQDVYIGSANNDWKSLTQVKEVGIYIADCPKIAKKVEVYYNNLWRLGFLNASAYTTRTWDQQWQINRTVPCWSHFVVSKERCKSPLLHEYVNVKHVAGYPLLSDPYMFKLPIETPGCSNSSTTQRCSSYLSFAPPELSFGTFQTDEQAWMDTIRSVGAGYIVRISTMDWLGQSQFTEQTVYWSSLSSAISEVVFSKKATVKLLVARWAHMINNTDQYLKSLLYTNVLCHSSTYNHCSGKVEIKYYEVPGYNSTGPAFINGTRTGNLYPAYTRVNHGKYAVSDVRAHIGTSNLVWDYFYATAGVSFGTYNPAIVSQLQQIFDADWNSPYAFPVQPLQVGESFSSW, encoded by the exons ATGATATTGATTGTAAAAAATATGAAGACATTAGtagtaatttcaatttcaattgggGTTTTCTTGTTTGCTTTATCATCACCCTCTTCCGCAAGCATAATGAGGGAGGAGGAGTGCAAGGCATGGCTTGTTCAATCCATCCCTACTGACATGCCTCATCTCTCACTTGTTCCTGGTGTTCTTTCTACTG GGGATTACGGGTACTCAAAAGAGGAAATGGAAAGTTTTGGCGCCGAAGATGGTTCTAGTGTATATAAAGCTATTGAAGACGCTGCTGATCGCAATGTCAAGCTCAG GCTTTTGCAGCACTCGGGTGTATATCCTGATTTTACAAAAGAGATATCTGACCTTACAAAAGGGAGGCAAAATGTTGAAAATGTTACTCTTTTACTAGGAAAATGGTGGGGATCTGGTATAGTCCATGCAAAAGTATGGATATCAGATGATCAAGATGTATACATTGGATCCGCTAATAATGATTGGAAATCTCTCACTCAG GTTAAAGAAGTTGGGATCTATATTGCTGATTGTCCAAAGATTGCCAAGAAGGTTGAGGTATATTATAACAATTTGTGGAGACTTGGTTTTCTAAACGCTTCAGCATATACGACAAGAACATGGGATCAACAATGGCAAATTAATAGAACAGTTCCTTGTTGGTCGCATTTTGTTGTTTCTAAGGAAAGATGCAA GTCCCCTCTTCTTCATGAATACGTAAATGTTAAGCACGTAGCTGGATATCCTTTACTGTCAGACCCATATATGTTTAAGCTACCAATTGAGACTCCTGGATGTAGCAATAGTTCAACAACTCAACGTTGCTCCAGCTATCTCTCTTTTGCTCCTCCAGAG CTCTCCTTTGGAACATTCCAGACAGATGAGCAAGCATGGATGGATACAATAAGATCTGTGGGAGCTGGATATATTGTTAGGATCAGTACAATGGATTGGCTTGGTCAGTCTCAATTTACAGAACAAACTGTTTACTGGTCTTCTCTTTCATCAGCTATATCTGAG GTAGTCTTCTCCAAAAAGGCAACAGTCAAGCTTCTTGTGGCTAGATGGGCACATATGATCAACAACACAGATCAGTATTTAAAGTCTCTGCTCTACACAAATGTCCTATGCCATTCATCAACCTATAACCATTGCTCAGGCAAAGTGGAAATCAAATACTATGAGGTGCCTGGTTATAATTCAACAGGACCAGCCTTTATCAATGGAACTAGAACTGGAAACCTTTACCCTGCTTATACAAGGGTGAATCATGGAAAATATGCAGTCAGTGATGTTCGAGCTCACATTGGAACAAGTAATCTCGTATGGGATTATTTTTACGCAACAGCTGGGGTCAGTTTTGGCACATACAATCCAGCTATCGTTTCTCAACTGCAACAAATTTTTGATGCTGATTGGAATTCCCCATATGCTTTTCCTGTTCAGCCACTGCAAGTTGGTGAATCTTTTTCAAGCTGGTAA
- the LOC130817486 gene encoding uncharacterized protein LOC130817486 isoform X2, protein MILIVKNMKTLVVISISIGVFLFALSSPSSASIMREEECKAWLVQSIPTDMPHLSLVPGVLSTADVFRWLAGDYGYSKEEMESFGAEDGSSVYKAIEDAADRNVKLRLLQHSGVYPDFTKEISDLTKGRQNVENVTLLLGKWWGSGIVHAKVWISDDQDVYIGSANNDWKSLTQVKEVGIYIADCPKIAKKVEVYYNNLWRLGFLNASAYTTRTWDQQWQINRTVPCWSHFVVSKERCKSPLLHEYVNVKHVAGYPLLSDPYMFKLPIETPGCSNSSTTQRCSSYLSFAPPELSFGTFQTDEQAWMDTIRSVGAGYIVRISTMDWLGQSQFTEQTVYWSSLSSAISEVVFSKKATVKLLVARWAHMINNTDQYLKSLLYTNVLCHSSTYNHCSGKVEIKYYEVPGYNSTGPAFINGTRTGNLYPAYTRVNHGKYAVSDVRAHIGTSNLVWDYFYATAGVSFGTYNPAIVSQLQQIFDADWNSPYAFPVQPLQVGESFSSW, encoded by the exons ATGATATTGATTGTAAAAAATATGAAGACATTAGtagtaatttcaatttcaattgggGTTTTCTTGTTTGCTTTATCATCACCCTCTTCCGCAAGCATAATGAGGGAGGAGGAGTGCAAGGCATGGCTTGTTCAATCCATCCCTACTGACATGCCTCATCTCTCACTTGTTCCTGGTGTTCTTTCTACTG CTGATGTCTTTCGATGGTTAGCTG GGGATTACGGGTACTCAAAAGAGGAAATGGAAAGTTTTGGCGCCGAAGATGGTTCTAGTGTATATAAAGCTATTGAAGACGCTGCTGATCGCAATGTCAAGCTCAG GCTTTTGCAGCACTCGGGTGTATATCCTGATTTTACAAAAGAGATATCTGACCTTACAAAAGGGAGGCAAAATGTTGAAAATGTTACTCTTTTACTAGGAAAATGGTGGGGATCTGGTATAGTCCATGCAAAAGTATGGATATCAGATGATCAAGATGTATACATTGGATCCGCTAATAATGATTGGAAATCTCTCACTCAG GTTAAAGAAGTTGGGATCTATATTGCTGATTGTCCAAAGATTGCCAAGAAGGTTGAGGTATATTATAACAATTTGTGGAGACTTGGTTTTCTAAACGCTTCAGCATATACGACAAGAACATGGGATCAACAATGGCAAATTAATAGAACAGTTCCTTGTTGGTCGCATTTTGTTGTTTCTAAGGAAAGATGCAA GTCCCCTCTTCTTCATGAATACGTAAATGTTAAGCACGTAGCTGGATATCCTTTACTGTCAGACCCATATATGTTTAAGCTACCAATTGAGACTCCTGGATGTAGCAATAGTTCAACAACTCAACGTTGCTCCAGCTATCTCTCTTTTGCTCCTCCAGAG CTCTCCTTTGGAACATTCCAGACAGATGAGCAAGCATGGATGGATACAATAAGATCTGTGGGAGCTGGATATATTGTTAGGATCAGTACAATGGATTGGCTTGGTCAGTCTCAATTTACAGAACAAACTGTTTACTGGTCTTCTCTTTCATCAGCTATATCTGAG GTAGTCTTCTCCAAAAAGGCAACAGTCAAGCTTCTTGTGGCTAGATGGGCACATATGATCAACAACACAGATCAGTATTTAAAGTCTCTGCTCTACACAAATGTCCTATGCCATTCATCAACCTATAACCATTGCTCAGGCAAAGTGGAAATCAAATACTATGAGGTGCCTGGTTATAATTCAACAGGACCAGCCTTTATCAATGGAACTAGAACTGGAAACCTTTACCCTGCTTATACAAGGGTGAATCATGGAAAATATGCAGTCAGTGATGTTCGAGCTCACATTGGAACAAGTAATCTCGTATGGGATTATTTTTACGCAACAGCTGGGGTCAGTTTTGGCACATACAATCCAGCTATCGTTTCTCAACTGCAACAAATTTTTGATGCTGATTGGAATTCCCCATATGCTTTTCCTGTTCAGCCACTGCAAGTTGGTGAATCTTTTTCAAGCTGGTAA
- the LOC130817486 gene encoding uncharacterized protein LOC130817486 isoform X5: MILIVKNMKTLVVISISIGVFLFALSSPSSASIMREEECKAWLVQSIPTDMPHLSLVPGVLSTADVFRWLAGNSTKKLDIMAQYWQLVAGSDNSLSGDYGYSKEEMESFGAEDGSSVYKAIEDAADRNVKLRLLQHSGVYPDFTKEISDLTKGRQNVENVTLLLGKWWGSGIVHAKVWISDDQDVYIGSANNDWKSLTQVKEVGIYIADCPKIAKKVELSFGTFQTDEQAWMDTIRSVGAGYIVRISTMDWLGQSQFTEQTVYWSSLSSAISEVVFSKKATVKLLVARWAHMINNTDQYLKSLLYTNVLCHSSTYNHCSGKVEIKYYEVPGYNSTGPAFINGTRTGNLYPAYTRVNHGKYAVSDVRAHIGTSNLVWDYFYATAGVSFGTYNPAIVSQLQQIFDADWNSPYAFPVQPLQVGESFSSW, translated from the exons ATGATATTGATTGTAAAAAATATGAAGACATTAGtagtaatttcaatttcaattgggGTTTTCTTGTTTGCTTTATCATCACCCTCTTCCGCAAGCATAATGAGGGAGGAGGAGTGCAAGGCATGGCTTGTTCAATCCATCCCTACTGACATGCCTCATCTCTCACTTGTTCCTGGTGTTCTTTCTACTG CTGATGTCTTTCGATGGTTAGCTGGTAATTCAACTAAAAAACTGGACATCATGGCACAGTATTGGCAATTGGTTGCTGGTTCTGATAATTCTCTTTCAGGGGATTACGGGTACTCAAAAGAGGAAATGGAAAGTTTTGGCGCCGAAGATGGTTCTAGTGTATATAAAGCTATTGAAGACGCTGCTGATCGCAATGTCAAGCTCAG GCTTTTGCAGCACTCGGGTGTATATCCTGATTTTACAAAAGAGATATCTGACCTTACAAAAGGGAGGCAAAATGTTGAAAATGTTACTCTTTTACTAGGAAAATGGTGGGGATCTGGTATAGTCCATGCAAAAGTATGGATATCAGATGATCAAGATGTATACATTGGATCCGCTAATAATGATTGGAAATCTCTCACTCAG GTTAAAGAAGTTGGGATCTATATTGCTGATTGTCCAAAGATTGCCAAGAAGGTTGAG CTCTCCTTTGGAACATTCCAGACAGATGAGCAAGCATGGATGGATACAATAAGATCTGTGGGAGCTGGATATATTGTTAGGATCAGTACAATGGATTGGCTTGGTCAGTCTCAATTTACAGAACAAACTGTTTACTGGTCTTCTCTTTCATCAGCTATATCTGAG GTAGTCTTCTCCAAAAAGGCAACAGTCAAGCTTCTTGTGGCTAGATGGGCACATATGATCAACAACACAGATCAGTATTTAAAGTCTCTGCTCTACACAAATGTCCTATGCCATTCATCAACCTATAACCATTGCTCAGGCAAAGTGGAAATCAAATACTATGAGGTGCCTGGTTATAATTCAACAGGACCAGCCTTTATCAATGGAACTAGAACTGGAAACCTTTACCCTGCTTATACAAGGGTGAATCATGGAAAATATGCAGTCAGTGATGTTCGAGCTCACATTGGAACAAGTAATCTCGTATGGGATTATTTTTACGCAACAGCTGGGGTCAGTTTTGGCACATACAATCCAGCTATCGTTTCTCAACTGCAACAAATTTTTGATGCTGATTGGAATTCCCCATATGCTTTTCCTGTTCAGCCACTGCAAGTTGGTGAATCTTTTTCAAGCTGGTAA
- the LOC130817486 gene encoding uncharacterized protein LOC130817486 isoform X1, translating into MILIVKNMKTLVVISISIGVFLFALSSPSSASIMREEECKAWLVQSIPTDMPHLSLVPGVLSTADVFRWLAGNSTKKLDIMAQYWQLVAGSDNSLSGDYGYSKEEMESFGAEDGSSVYKAIEDAADRNVKLRLLQHSGVYPDFTKEISDLTKGRQNVENVTLLLGKWWGSGIVHAKVWISDDQDVYIGSANNDWKSLTQVKEVGIYIADCPKIAKKVEVYYNNLWRLGFLNASAYTTRTWDQQWQINRTVPCWSHFVVSKERCKSPLLHEYVNVKHVAGYPLLSDPYMFKLPIETPGCSNSSTTQRCSSYLSFAPPELSFGTFQTDEQAWMDTIRSVGAGYIVRISTMDWLGQSQFTEQTVYWSSLSSAISEVVFSKKATVKLLVARWAHMINNTDQYLKSLLYTNVLCHSSTYNHCSGKVEIKYYEVPGYNSTGPAFINGTRTGNLYPAYTRVNHGKYAVSDVRAHIGTSNLVWDYFYATAGVSFGTYNPAIVSQLQQIFDADWNSPYAFPVQPLQVGESFSSW; encoded by the exons ATGATATTGATTGTAAAAAATATGAAGACATTAGtagtaatttcaatttcaattgggGTTTTCTTGTTTGCTTTATCATCACCCTCTTCCGCAAGCATAATGAGGGAGGAGGAGTGCAAGGCATGGCTTGTTCAATCCATCCCTACTGACATGCCTCATCTCTCACTTGTTCCTGGTGTTCTTTCTACTG CTGATGTCTTTCGATGGTTAGCTGGTAATTCAACTAAAAAACTGGACATCATGGCACAGTATTGGCAATTGGTTGCTGGTTCTGATAATTCTCTTTCAGGGGATTACGGGTACTCAAAAGAGGAAATGGAAAGTTTTGGCGCCGAAGATGGTTCTAGTGTATATAAAGCTATTGAAGACGCTGCTGATCGCAATGTCAAGCTCAG GCTTTTGCAGCACTCGGGTGTATATCCTGATTTTACAAAAGAGATATCTGACCTTACAAAAGGGAGGCAAAATGTTGAAAATGTTACTCTTTTACTAGGAAAATGGTGGGGATCTGGTATAGTCCATGCAAAAGTATGGATATCAGATGATCAAGATGTATACATTGGATCCGCTAATAATGATTGGAAATCTCTCACTCAG GTTAAAGAAGTTGGGATCTATATTGCTGATTGTCCAAAGATTGCCAAGAAGGTTGAGGTATATTATAACAATTTGTGGAGACTTGGTTTTCTAAACGCTTCAGCATATACGACAAGAACATGGGATCAACAATGGCAAATTAATAGAACAGTTCCTTGTTGGTCGCATTTTGTTGTTTCTAAGGAAAGATGCAA GTCCCCTCTTCTTCATGAATACGTAAATGTTAAGCACGTAGCTGGATATCCTTTACTGTCAGACCCATATATGTTTAAGCTACCAATTGAGACTCCTGGATGTAGCAATAGTTCAACAACTCAACGTTGCTCCAGCTATCTCTCTTTTGCTCCTCCAGAG CTCTCCTTTGGAACATTCCAGACAGATGAGCAAGCATGGATGGATACAATAAGATCTGTGGGAGCTGGATATATTGTTAGGATCAGTACAATGGATTGGCTTGGTCAGTCTCAATTTACAGAACAAACTGTTTACTGGTCTTCTCTTTCATCAGCTATATCTGAG GTAGTCTTCTCCAAAAAGGCAACAGTCAAGCTTCTTGTGGCTAGATGGGCACATATGATCAACAACACAGATCAGTATTTAAAGTCTCTGCTCTACACAAATGTCCTATGCCATTCATCAACCTATAACCATTGCTCAGGCAAAGTGGAAATCAAATACTATGAGGTGCCTGGTTATAATTCAACAGGACCAGCCTTTATCAATGGAACTAGAACTGGAAACCTTTACCCTGCTTATACAAGGGTGAATCATGGAAAATATGCAGTCAGTGATGTTCGAGCTCACATTGGAACAAGTAATCTCGTATGGGATTATTTTTACGCAACAGCTGGGGTCAGTTTTGGCACATACAATCCAGCTATCGTTTCTCAACTGCAACAAATTTTTGATGCTGATTGGAATTCCCCATATGCTTTTCCTGTTCAGCCACTGCAAGTTGGTGAATCTTTTTCAAGCTGGTAA